The window TCCACACAAACTGGGGCATCACGTACTACCCAAGGAGATACCCATCATGTCCATTCGCAAATCGATCATTGTCCTGGCCCTCTCTCTCCCTGCATTGTCCGCCTTCGCTCTCGATTCGAGCGGTATCGTCAAATCCACACCTTTGAAAGGTGGCGCCGTATTGCACGAGTTCAGCGATGGAAAAATGGCCATGGAAGACAAATACGGGCGAGCC of the Rhodoferax koreense genome contains:
- a CDS encoding CopK family periplasmic copper-binding protein → MSIRKSIIVLALSLPALSAFALDSSGIVKSTPLKGGAVLHEFSDGKMAMEDKYGRASHLNHSTVMETADGKSITMVGDEVARLNQALQKHYKN